In one Amia ocellicauda isolate fAmiCal2 chromosome 2, fAmiCal2.hap1, whole genome shotgun sequence genomic region, the following are encoded:
- the pkia gene encoding cAMP-dependent protein kinase inhibitor alpha: MTDVESTYADFIASGRTGRRNALHDILGAQGDLETSDLSLKLSELDIDKAGEGDDGEKSHASSTDQPPASQEGKQEGS, encoded by the exons ATGACTGATGTTGAATCGACGTATGCAGATTTTATTGCTTCTGGAAGAACTGGACGAAGGAATGCATTGCATGACATTCTTGGAGCTCAAGGAGATTTGGAAACTAGTGACTTATCCCTGAAGCTGTCGGAACTTGACATCGATAAAGCAG GTGAAGGAGACGATGGTGAGAAAAGCCACGCCTCTTCTACAGATCAGCCTCCTGCATCTCAGGAGGGGAAACAGGAGGGGAGTTAA